A part of Vulpes vulpes isolate BD-2025 chromosome 15, VulVul3, whole genome shotgun sequence genomic DNA contains:
- the HIF1AN gene encoding hypoxia-inducible factor 1-alpha inhibitor isoform X1: MDRGGEGKREGQKINQAGLPVPVGLSVATDMAATATEAAASGSEEPREEAEGPSLAWDESQLRSYSFPTRPIPRLSQSDPRAEELIENEEPVVLTDTNLVYPALKWDLEYLQENIGNGDFSVYSASTHKFLYYDEKKMANFQNFKPRSNREEMKFHEFVEKLQDIQQQGGEERLYLQQTLNDTVGRKIVMDFLGFNWNWINKQQGKRGWGQLTSNLLLIGMEGNVTPAHYDEQQNFFAQIKGHKRCILFPPDQFECLYPYPVHHPCDRQSQVDFDNPDYERFPNFQNVVGYETVVGPGDVLYIPMYWWHHIESLLNGGITITVNFWYKGAPTPKRIEYPLKAHQKVAIMRNIEKMLGEALGNPQEVGPLLNTMIKGRYN, translated from the exons GCGGGGCTTCCGGTTCCGGTGGGGCTGTCTGTAGCGACGGATATGGCGGCGACAGCGACGGAGGCTGCGGCCTCCGGCTCTGAAGAACCCCGGGAAGAGGCTGAAGGCCCCAGCCTCGCCTGGGATGAGTCCCAACTGCGTAGTTATAGCTTCCCGACCCGGCCCATCCCGCGTCTGAGTCAGAGCGACCCCCGGGCGGAGGAGCTTATCGAGAATGAG GAGCCTGTGGTGCTGACAGACACAAATCTTGTGTATCCTGCTCTGAAATGGGACCTTGAATACCTGCAGGAGAACATTGGCAACGGAGACTTCTCTGTGTACAGTGCCAGTACCCACAAGTTCTTGTACTATGATGAGAAGAAGATGGCTAACTTCCAGAACTTTAAACCCAGGTCCAACAGGGAGGAAATGAAATTTCATGAGTTTGTTGAGAAACTGCAGGATATACAGCAgcaaggaggggaagagag GTTGTATCTGCAGCAAACACTCAATGACACTGTGGGCCGGAAGATTGTCATGGACTTCTTGGGTTTTAACTGGAACTGGATTAATAAGCAACAGGGAAAGCGTGGCTGGGGACAGCTGACATCCAACCTGCTGCTCATCGGCATGGAAG GAAATGTAACACCTGCTCATTATGATGAGCAGCAGAACTTCTTTGCTCAGATAAAAGGCCACAAGCGATGCATTTTATTCCCTCCGGATCAGTTTGAGTGCCTGTATCCATATCCTGTTCATCACCCATGTGACAGACAGAGCCAG GTGGACTTTGACAATCCTGACTACGAGAGGTTTCCCAATTTCCAGAACGTGGTTGGTTATGAAACAGTGGTTGGCCCTGGTGATGTTCTTTACATCCCAATGTACTG gTGGCATCACATAGAGTCATTACTAAATGGGGGGATTACCATCACTGTGAACTTCTGGTATAAG GGGGCCCCCACCCCTAAGAGAATTGAATATCCTCTCAAAGCCCATCAGAAAGTGGCCATAATGAGAAACATTGAGAAGATGCTTGGAGAGGCCTTGGGGAACCCACAAGAG GTGGGGCCCTTGTTGAACACAATGATCAAGGGTCGATACAACTAG
- the HIF1AN gene encoding hypoxia-inducible factor 1-alpha inhibitor isoform X2 → MAATATEAAASGSEEPREEAEGPSLAWDESQLRSYSFPTRPIPRLSQSDPRAEELIENEEPVVLTDTNLVYPALKWDLEYLQENIGNGDFSVYSASTHKFLYYDEKKMANFQNFKPRSNREEMKFHEFVEKLQDIQQQGGEERLYLQQTLNDTVGRKIVMDFLGFNWNWINKQQGKRGWGQLTSNLLLIGMEGNVTPAHYDEQQNFFAQIKGHKRCILFPPDQFECLYPYPVHHPCDRQSQVDFDNPDYERFPNFQNVVGYETVVGPGDVLYIPMYWWHHIESLLNGGITITVNFWYKGAPTPKRIEYPLKAHQKVAIMRNIEKMLGEALGNPQEVGPLLNTMIKGRYN, encoded by the exons ATGGCGGCGACAGCGACGGAGGCTGCGGCCTCCGGCTCTGAAGAACCCCGGGAAGAGGCTGAAGGCCCCAGCCTCGCCTGGGATGAGTCCCAACTGCGTAGTTATAGCTTCCCGACCCGGCCCATCCCGCGTCTGAGTCAGAGCGACCCCCGGGCGGAGGAGCTTATCGAGAATGAG GAGCCTGTGGTGCTGACAGACACAAATCTTGTGTATCCTGCTCTGAAATGGGACCTTGAATACCTGCAGGAGAACATTGGCAACGGAGACTTCTCTGTGTACAGTGCCAGTACCCACAAGTTCTTGTACTATGATGAGAAGAAGATGGCTAACTTCCAGAACTTTAAACCCAGGTCCAACAGGGAGGAAATGAAATTTCATGAGTTTGTTGAGAAACTGCAGGATATACAGCAgcaaggaggggaagagag GTTGTATCTGCAGCAAACACTCAATGACACTGTGGGCCGGAAGATTGTCATGGACTTCTTGGGTTTTAACTGGAACTGGATTAATAAGCAACAGGGAAAGCGTGGCTGGGGACAGCTGACATCCAACCTGCTGCTCATCGGCATGGAAG GAAATGTAACACCTGCTCATTATGATGAGCAGCAGAACTTCTTTGCTCAGATAAAAGGCCACAAGCGATGCATTTTATTCCCTCCGGATCAGTTTGAGTGCCTGTATCCATATCCTGTTCATCACCCATGTGACAGACAGAGCCAG GTGGACTTTGACAATCCTGACTACGAGAGGTTTCCCAATTTCCAGAACGTGGTTGGTTATGAAACAGTGGTTGGCCCTGGTGATGTTCTTTACATCCCAATGTACTG gTGGCATCACATAGAGTCATTACTAAATGGGGGGATTACCATCACTGTGAACTTCTGGTATAAG GGGGCCCCCACCCCTAAGAGAATTGAATATCCTCTCAAAGCCCATCAGAAAGTGGCCATAATGAGAAACATTGAGAAGATGCTTGGAGAGGCCTTGGGGAACCCACAAGAG GTGGGGCCCTTGTTGAACACAATGATCAAGGGTCGATACAACTAG